A region of the Myxococcus stipitatus DSM 14675 genome:
GGGACTGCTTCACGTCGTAGAGGAAGCGCGGCTGGGGCGGGGCGGCGTCCGTCGCGTCGAGCATGGCGAGCACCCGGTCGGCCAGCTCGAGCGAGCCCTCGCCGCCGCGGGTGAAGCCCTCGCACACGGCGGTCTCCACGCCGCGCTCCTTCCCGAAGGCGCGCAGCGCGTCGAGCTCCGACTCCGTGTCCTGCGGGAAGCGGTTGACGCACAGCACGGCGGGCAGGCCGAAGGCGCGCACGGATTCCAGGTGCTTCTCCAGGTGGTCGAAGCCTCGCGCCAGCGCGTCCGCGTCCGGGTCCGCCACGCGGGCGAGGGGCGCGCCGCCCTGGTACTTCAGCGCGCGCAGGGTGACGACGAGCACGACGCCTCGGGGCCACAGGCCGGTGCTCCGGCACTTGATGTCGAGGAACTTCTCCGCGCCCAGGTCGAAGCCGAAGCCCGCCTCGGTGACGACCTCGTCCGCGTAGGCCAGGCCCATGCGCGTGCCCACCACGGAGCTGCACCCGTGCGCGATGTTGCCGAAGGGGCCGGCGTGCACGAGCGCGGGGCCGCCCTCGCGCGTCTGCACGAGGTTGGGCATCAGCGCGTCCTTGAGCAGGGCGACCATGGCCGCCGCCGCGTCTACGTCTCGGGCGCGCACGGGCTTGCCGTCGGGCGAGTGGCCCACGACGACGCGGCCGAGGCGCGCCTCCAGGTCCTTGAGATTCTCCGACAGGGCGAGGATGGCCATCACCTCGCTGGCGGCGGTGATGTCGAAGGCGCCCTCGCGCGGGACGCCGTGCGCCTTGCCGCCCAGGCCGACGATGACGTTGCGCAGGAACCGGTCGTTCATGTCCAGGGCGCGCCGCCAGCGCACGCGCGTGGAGTCGATGGCCACGGGGTGGCCGTAATACACGGCGTTGTCCACGAGCGCGGCCAGCAGGTTGTTGGCGCTGGTGATGGCGTGCAAGTCACCGGTGAAGTGCAGGTTGATGTCCGCCGCGGGCTCCAGGCTCGCCTGTCCGCCGCCGGTGCCTCCGCCCTTCACGCCGAACACGGGCCCGAGCGACGGCTCTCGCAGCGCGGCCACGACCTTGCGCCCCCGGCGCCGCAGGCCCATGGCCAGCGCCACGGACATGGTGGTCTTCCCCTCGCCCGGCGGCGTGGGGTTGATGGCGGAGACGAGGACGAGGCGTCCCTGTCGGCCGCCCTGCTTCGCGAGTGCTCCCAGGGACACCTTGGCGCGGTGGGTTCCCCACGGGTGCACGTCGTCGGGGGACAGGCCCAGCTCGGCGCCTACGTCTGCGATGGGTCTCAGCGTCATGCGAGGACTCTCGATGCGCCCGTGTCGCGGGTCAACGGAGGAAGTGCCAGGGACGCCGTGGCCTCCACACTGTGCTGGTGACGCGGGCCAGCACAGTGGGACGGGGGCGTGTCAGCCCTCCTTCGGCGTGCGCTCACGGCTGGACAACAGGCGCCACAAGACGACGGGAAGTCCGAGCAGCGTGGCCACCGCCACCCAGGGCCATGCCCCCACGTTCGAGAGCACCTGCGCCACGCGCTCCTTCGCTCCGGCGGGGAGCTGCGCGAGCAGGAGGAACGCCGCGGTGGCGAGGACGAAGACGGCGAAGCCCTTGCGCAGCAGGCCGGGGGCCACGCGTCCCGCGAGCCTGCCTCCGACGAAGCTCCCCACCAGCGCCACCGCGATGACCTGCGCGGTGAGCAGCCACGGCAGGTCCAGGTGTCCCAGGTGTCCCACGAGGCCCGCCGCGCACTGGAGCGCGATGACCACCAGCGACGTCGCCGTGGCCACGGGCGTGGGCAGGCCCACCATCGCGAGCGCGGGGACGATGAGGAAGCCGCCCCCCGCTCCCACGAGCCCCGACAGGATGCCCACCCCCACGCCTTGCAGCAGCACCCGGCCGATGCGGCGCGAGGACACCTCCGGCGCCGCCGTGCTCGAGGGCACCGCCGCGGGCGCATCCGAGCGCAGCAGCATGGCGACCGACGCGGCCACCATGACACAGGCGAAGAACACCATCAGCGCGGTGGGCGACAGGAGCGGGTTGAGCTTCCCGCCCAGGA
Encoded here:
- a CDS encoding formate--tetrahydrofolate ligase; protein product: MTLRPIADVGAELGLSPDDVHPWGTHRAKVSLGALAKQGGRQGRLVLVSAINPTPPGEGKTTMSVALAMGLRRRGRKVVAALREPSLGPVFGVKGGGTGGGQASLEPAADINLHFTGDLHAITSANNLLAALVDNAVYYGHPVAIDSTRVRWRRALDMNDRFLRNVIVGLGGKAHGVPREGAFDITAASEVMAILALSENLKDLEARLGRVVVGHSPDGKPVRARDVDAAAAMVALLKDALMPNLVQTREGGPALVHAGPFGNIAHGCSSVVGTRMGLAYADEVVTEAGFGFDLGAEKFLDIKCRSTGLWPRGVVLVVTLRALKYQGGAPLARVADPDADALARGFDHLEKHLESVRAFGLPAVLCVNRFPQDTESELDALRAFGKERGVETAVCEGFTRGGEGSLELADRVLAMLDATDAAPPQPRFLYDVKQSPEEKVRAIARTVYGADDVAFTASARKDLEMVRELGGAELPVCMAKTHLSLSDDPTKQGRPRGFTLTVREVRLSAGAGFMVALTGDILTMPGLPKEPAARRITVHEDGRITGLMQGE
- a CDS encoding sulfite exporter TauE/SafE family protein, with translation MMWFVGLAGALLVGVLLGLLGGGGSILTVPLLVYVLGVEPRTAIAMSLVVVGVTSANGAWLHARAGRVRWRTAFVFGTGGMVGAFLGGKLNPLLSPTALMVFFACVMVAASVAMLLRSDAPAAVPSSTAAPEVSSRRIGRVLLQGVGVGILSGLVGAGGGFLIVPALAMVGLPTPVATATSLVVIALQCAAGLVGHLGHLDLPWLLTAQVIAVALVGSFVGGRLAGRVAPGLLRKGFAVFVLATAAFLLLAQLPAGAKERVAQVLSNVGAWPWVAVATLLGLPVVLWRLLSSRERTPKEG